One genomic region from Evansella sp. LMS18 encodes:
- a CDS encoding MotE family protein: MSEDQEKSKFQWFFIVIFIPAVFVMILAGVLMYYMGVNVGGAVREAASALPFINADEEILEEEYTLEELTARLEHENENYAGELARLEMELESKEEEILRLEEELLLLNQEEEHGDDQEAAEEDVNRQDLRDIVRTLESMTASKAADILEEMSEDEAAGYLRQMNIDNRAQILSRMDPVSAASLVNQLAE; the protein is encoded by the coding sequence ATGAGTGAAGATCAGGAAAAGAGCAAATTTCAATGGTTTTTTATAGTTATATTCATCCCTGCTGTTTTCGTTATGATTCTTGCTGGTGTCCTGATGTATTACATGGGAGTTAATGTAGGTGGAGCAGTAAGGGAAGCGGCTTCTGCCCTGCCATTCATCAATGCTGATGAAGAGATCCTAGAAGAAGAATATACCTTAGAAGAGCTTACGGCCAGACTTGAGCATGAAAATGAGAATTACGCCGGGGAATTGGCCAGGCTGGAAATGGAGCTTGAAAGCAAAGAGGAAGAGATCTTGAGGCTTGAAGAAGAATTGCTCCTTCTTAACCAGGAGGAAGAACATGGTGATGATCAGGAGGCAGCTGAAGAGGACGTTAACCGTCAGGATTTAAGAGACATAGTCAGGACTCTTGAGAGCATGACAGCCTCAAAAGCAGCAGACATACTTGAAGAAATGAGTGAGGATGAAGCTGCTGGATACTTGCGGCAAATGAATATTGACAACAGAGCACAGATATTAAGCAGAATGGATCCTGTATCAGCTGCGAGCCTGGTAAACCAGTTAGCAGAATAA
- the fliJ gene encoding flagellar export protein FliJ — protein MGFQYTLQKVLEVKEHEQAEAQAAYEQAIKQFEETATELYHLLKQKEDMLASYEDKLSGGIPVATIQYIQESLRFMQQRIDKLQIDTQRARDLMNKKQIRLNITAVDVRKFEKMKEKKYEAFIEEAKKQENQFLDEISVQKFSK, from the coding sequence ATGGGATTTCAATACACCCTGCAAAAAGTACTTGAAGTGAAAGAACATGAACAAGCAGAAGCACAGGCAGCTTATGAACAGGCGATAAAGCAATTCGAAGAAACCGCCACAGAACTTTATCATCTCCTGAAGCAGAAAGAAGATATGCTGGCTTCTTATGAGGATAAACTTTCCGGCGGTATCCCTGTTGCGACTATACAGTATATACAGGAATCTCTTCGATTTATGCAGCAGAGAATCGACAAGCTGCAGATTGATACCCAGCGGGCGAGGGATCTGATGAATAAAAAGCAGATTCGGCTGAATATAACCGCTGTAGACGTCAGGAAGTTTGAAAAAATGAAAGAAAAAAAGTACGAAGCCTTTATTGAGGAAGCGAAAAAACAGGAAAACCAATTCCTCGACGAAATCTCCGTACAGAAGTTTTCTAAATAG
- the fliI gene encoding flagellar protein export ATPase FliI has protein sequence MNFSSLIEEVKKADPYKQYGKVTQVVGLMIESKGPKVSVGEVCYIHAEGASGRRIMVEVVGFRNEKVLLMPFDRIDQISPGSLVEASKKPLEIKVGTNLTGKVLDGLGRPLDDGFQDTGLIPFPTENTPPNPLKRPRIHEPLSLGIRVIDGLFTVGKGQRVGIFAGSGVGKSTLMAMIARKSAADINVIALIGERGREVRDFVERDLGPEGLKNSVVVVATSDQPALMRIKGAMTATAIAEFYRSQGLSVTLLMDSVTRVAMAQREIGLAVGEPPTTKGYTPSVFGLLPKLLERSGTDEAGSITAFYTVLVDGDDLNEPIADTVRGILDGHLVLDRKLANKGQFPAINVLNSISRIMNDIVSEDHRKAADRFRNALAVYTDSEDLISIGAYKRGTNREVDEAISKYPELINYIKQNTGENVEYDAAVNDLISRFGGGVL, from the coding sequence ATGAACTTCAGCAGTCTTATTGAAGAGGTTAAAAAGGCAGACCCTTATAAACAATACGGTAAGGTTACTCAGGTTGTCGGCCTGATGATTGAATCTAAAGGGCCTAAGGTTTCTGTCGGGGAAGTTTGCTATATACATGCCGAAGGAGCATCGGGTAGAAGAATTATGGTGGAGGTCGTAGGCTTCCGTAATGAAAAAGTATTGCTCATGCCGTTTGACAGAATTGACCAGATCTCTCCAGGGAGTTTAGTGGAAGCTTCTAAGAAACCTTTGGAGATTAAAGTGGGAACGAATTTGACAGGCAAGGTCCTTGATGGTCTTGGCAGGCCGCTGGACGATGGTTTCCAGGACACAGGATTAATTCCTTTCCCTACAGAAAACACTCCTCCAAACCCTCTGAAACGCCCGCGTATCCATGAACCGTTAAGTTTAGGAATAAGGGTGATCGATGGGCTGTTCACTGTCGGCAAGGGGCAAAGGGTAGGGATTTTTGCCGGAAGCGGTGTTGGTAAAAGTACATTAATGGCGATGATAGCCAGGAAGTCAGCAGCTGACATCAATGTAATTGCTCTGATTGGAGAAAGGGGCAGGGAAGTAAGGGATTTTGTTGAGAGGGATCTCGGACCTGAAGGTCTGAAAAATTCCGTGGTAGTCGTGGCGACTTCTGACCAGCCTGCATTGATGAGAATTAAAGGGGCAATGACAGCAACCGCCATTGCGGAGTTTTATCGGAGCCAGGGACTATCGGTAACTTTGTTAATGGATTCTGTTACAAGAGTTGCTATGGCCCAGCGTGAAATAGGCCTGGCTGTGGGAGAGCCTCCCACCACTAAAGGATACACCCCTTCAGTATTCGGTCTTTTGCCAAAGCTCCTTGAACGGAGCGGAACCGACGAAGCCGGCTCAATTACAGCATTTTATACAGTTTTAGTTGATGGAGACGACTTAAATGAACCCATCGCTGATACCGTAAGAGGAATATTGGATGGCCACCTTGTGCTAGACAGGAAACTCGCAAATAAAGGGCAGTTTCCTGCAATCAATGTACTGAATAGTATCAGCAGGATCATGAACGATATTGTAAGTGAAGACCACCGAAAGGCAGCAGACCGCTTCAGAAACGCCCTTGCAGTATATACAGATTCTGAAGATTTGATTAGTATCGGGGCATATAAGCGGGGGACTAACCGGGAAGTAGATGAGGCAATCAGTAAATACCCTGAACTTATTAATTACATAAAACAGAATACCGGGGAAAATGTAGAATACGATGCTGCTGTTAACGACTTAATCAGCCGCTTTGGGGGAGGGGTTCTTTAA
- the fliH gene encoding flagellar assembly protein FliH — translation MSKLIKSTNAIVSGHGEKVIKLRMYGQREKAQDNRGSVAQSGKNVHYNERTVLEEDARKAAEEIIQDAKRQAELLENELLKQEEKIRSEAEQIFQEAEMKGWQQGYEAGQLEGRNQYEKEIRKARDLVRKAKEDYFSHLEKAEPVMLELSMGVAEKIIGETLEKSGEAWIYLIKEAVKEVRSHEEITIFIHPEKYENVLHHKDELQQIALHTRELYIYPEAGIGENDCVIETPYGRVDAGVDSQLKEIKMTLQEKLKEGSGQ, via the coding sequence TTGTCTAAATTAATAAAGTCAACTAATGCAATCGTCTCTGGCCATGGAGAAAAAGTGATTAAACTGCGGATGTATGGCCAGCGGGAGAAAGCCCAGGATAACAGAGGATCCGTGGCACAATCAGGCAAAAATGTTCACTATAATGAACGGACAGTGCTTGAGGAAGACGCGAGAAAGGCAGCTGAGGAAATTATCCAGGATGCGAAAAGGCAGGCGGAACTTCTGGAAAACGAGCTTCTGAAGCAGGAAGAAAAAATCAGATCCGAGGCTGAACAGATCTTCCAGGAAGCGGAGATGAAAGGCTGGCAGCAAGGGTATGAAGCTGGACAACTGGAAGGTAGAAACCAGTATGAAAAGGAAATACGAAAAGCCCGAGATCTCGTGAGAAAAGCTAAAGAAGATTACTTTTCCCACCTGGAGAAGGCAGAACCCGTCATGCTTGAGCTTTCCATGGGCGTAGCAGAAAAAATAATAGGGGAAACATTGGAGAAATCCGGCGAAGCATGGATTTACCTTATTAAAGAAGCTGTAAAAGAAGTGAGGAGCCACGAAGAAATAACAATATTTATCCATCCAGAAAAATATGAAAATGTTCTTCATCATAAGGACGAGCTGCAGCAAATTGCTCTTCATACAAGGGAACTTTATATTTACCCGGAGGCAGGCATCGGCGAAAACGATTGTGTGATTGAAACCCCATACGGCCGTGTCGATGCAGGTGTAGACAGTCAGCTGAAAGAAATCAAGATGACATTGCAGGAGAAGCTTAAAGAAGGTAGCGGCCAATGA
- the fliG gene encoding flagellar motor switch protein FliG — translation MAKRKQLSGAEKAAILLISMGPDVSAQVYKHLTEEEIEKLTLEIAGVRKVDSSTKEEIVEQFHQLAQAQDYISQGGIGYAKDVLEKALGTEEAMEVINRLTSSLQVRPFDFARKADPGQILNFIQSEHPQTIALILSYLESEQSGQILSSLPQEVQADVAKRIALMDSTSPEIISEVENILEKKLSATVTHDFTQAGGIESVVEVLNKVDRSTERTILDSLEIQDPELAEEIKKRMFVFEDIVTLDNRSIQRVIRDVENEDLQLSLKVSSDEVKEIVFKNMSQRMADTFKEEMEFMGPVRLRDVEEAQTRIVSVIRRLEEAGEIIIARGGGDDIIV, via the coding sequence ATGGCTAAAAGAAAACAGCTTTCCGGTGCTGAGAAAGCTGCAATATTACTAATATCCATGGGGCCGGATGTATCAGCTCAAGTATATAAGCATCTGACTGAAGAAGAGATTGAAAAGCTGACACTTGAAATAGCCGGCGTAAGAAAAGTGGATTCTTCCACAAAAGAAGAAATCGTAGAACAATTCCACCAGCTGGCGCAGGCTCAGGATTATATATCACAGGGAGGCATCGGCTACGCAAAAGATGTACTTGAGAAAGCACTGGGGACGGAAGAAGCGATGGAAGTCATCAACCGGCTTACTTCCTCACTGCAGGTCAGGCCCTTTGATTTCGCCCGAAAAGCTGACCCTGGGCAAATTCTCAATTTCATCCAGAGTGAACATCCTCAGACAATCGCTCTCATACTTTCCTATTTGGAAAGTGAGCAGTCCGGGCAGATATTATCTTCACTCCCCCAGGAAGTGCAGGCAGATGTAGCAAAGCGAATTGCTCTGATGGACAGTACTTCACCCGAGATCATCAGTGAGGTGGAGAATATCCTGGAGAAAAAGCTGTCCGCCACGGTAACTCATGACTTCACTCAGGCGGGAGGCATCGAGTCGGTAGTCGAAGTCCTTAACAAAGTGGACAGAAGTACAGAAAGAACCATTCTGGATTCTCTCGAGATTCAGGATCCGGAACTGGCTGAAGAAATTAAAAAGCGCATGTTCGTATTTGAAGACATTGTCACTCTTGATAACAGGTCCATACAAAGAGTAATCAGAGATGTGGAAAATGAAGATCTCCAGCTTTCCCTTAAGGTTTCCAGTGACGAAGTGAAGGAAATTGTCTTTAAAAATATGTCCCAGCGTATGGCAGACACGTTTAAAGAGGAAATGGAATTTATGGGTCCTGTCCGGCTCCGGGATGTTGAGGAGGCACAGACGAGAATTGTCTCCGTAATAAGAAGACTGGAAGAAGCTGGTGAGATCATTATTGCCCGCGGCGGAGGAGATGATATTATTGTCTAA
- the fliF gene encoding flagellar basal-body MS-ring/collar protein FliF, giving the protein MNEKLTHYKNKTIETWRGRSKNQRIMIVSAFLIMLLLLLVFMWSGSRTSYVPLYTNLTVQETGEIKATLDSRGIPTEVNRDGTAISVPEGMVDDLKVTLAAEGIPRTGRIDYSTFSENMGFGTTENEFNLLERAAIQTSIEDLIRNIDGVQASQVMVTMPEESIWLSDEPNQATASVLLTLQPGYQLDQKAIRALHHLVSRSVPNLPVENIVIMDQNFQYLELNEAPDMATALSVYEQQRKIQRDIEKDLQRQVQQMLGTIIGHDKVVVAVSTDLDFTQENRQEQLVTPVDEESMSGISLSVERITETYTGEEVPEGGVPGTGETDIPGYPGAFGAGSGDYERIEERINDEVNRIQRDIVESPYKIRDIGIQVMVEPPDPEDQLTLPPERLNDIQQILGQIVRTSIDSEYSSDWGQEDIEERIFVSSQQFFGRADFEQPEQSSSQYWLYAVIFLVLLIVLLLFLLFRKKRSAAETEFEEEEDTVTFQVPEIDGERETEGKARKRQLEKLAKEKPEEFSKLVRTWLSED; this is encoded by the coding sequence ATGAACGAAAAGTTAACGCATTATAAAAACAAAACAATCGAAACCTGGCGGGGCAGATCGAAAAATCAAAGGATCATGATCGTTTCTGCTTTCCTTATCATGCTGCTTCTGCTTCTGGTATTCATGTGGTCTGGTTCCAGGACGAGCTATGTTCCTTTATATACCAATCTCACTGTGCAGGAAACAGGAGAGATTAAAGCGACACTTGACAGCAGAGGTATACCTACAGAAGTTAACCGGGACGGTACGGCCATTTCAGTACCCGAAGGAATGGTCGATGACCTGAAGGTAACTCTTGCAGCTGAAGGGATACCTCGTACAGGGAGAATCGATTATTCCACCTTCAGCGAGAATATGGGTTTTGGTACCACTGAAAACGAATTCAATCTCCTCGAGAGAGCAGCAATCCAGACATCCATTGAAGACCTGATACGCAATATAGATGGCGTACAGGCTTCACAGGTAATGGTCACTATGCCCGAAGAGAGTATCTGGCTGTCAGATGAGCCCAATCAGGCTACCGCCTCTGTTCTTCTGACGCTGCAGCCCGGTTATCAGCTTGATCAAAAAGCTATTCGTGCTCTTCATCATCTGGTCTCCAGAAGTGTACCTAATCTTCCTGTGGAAAATATTGTGATAATGGATCAGAACTTCCAGTATCTTGAGCTAAACGAAGCCCCTGACATGGCGACTGCACTTTCGGTGTACGAGCAGCAAAGGAAGATACAGAGGGATATTGAAAAAGACCTGCAGCGCCAGGTACAGCAAATGCTCGGTACGATCATAGGGCATGACAAAGTAGTTGTTGCTGTCTCAACCGATCTTGATTTCACCCAGGAGAACAGACAGGAGCAGCTTGTAACCCCTGTAGATGAAGAAAGTATGTCAGGTATCTCTTTGAGTGTTGAGCGGATTACAGAAACATACACCGGGGAGGAAGTGCCTGAAGGAGGAGTACCTGGCACAGGGGAAACTGATATCCCAGGATATCCCGGGGCTTTTGGAGCTGGCTCTGGAGATTATGAGCGTATTGAAGAACGGATCAATGATGAAGTGAACCGGATACAGAGAGATATTGTAGAAAGCCCGTATAAAATAAGAGACATTGGAATTCAGGTCATGGTTGAACCACCGGATCCGGAAGATCAGTTAACCCTCCCTCCGGAAAGACTTAATGATATTCAGCAAATACTCGGCCAGATTGTCAGAACCTCTATTGATAGTGAATACTCTTCTGACTGGGGACAGGAAGATATTGAAGAAAGGATATTCGTATCTTCTCAGCAGTTTTTCGGCAGAGCGGATTTTGAGCAGCCTGAACAGTCTTCGTCTCAATACTGGTTATACGCGGTTATTTTCCTTGTTCTTCTTATAGTCCTGCTCTTGTTCCTTTTATTCAGAAAGAAACGTTCAGCAGCAGAGACTGAGTTTGAAGAGGAAGAAGATACAGTTACCTTCCAGGTTCCGGAAATTGATGGAGAAAGGGAAACAGAAGGAAAAGCACGTAAGCGCCAGCTGGAAAAACTGGCGAAGGAAAAACCTGAAGAATTCTCTAAGCTGGTCAGAACATGGCTTTCAGAGGATTAG
- the fliE gene encoding flagellar hook-basal body complex protein FliE, with product MKPSSSGTSFRTSGEAQQTFKTWLNDAIKEVNEAQSASAKVTEKVARGEDIDLHDVMITAQKASISLQTTVEVRNKAIEAYQEIMRMQV from the coding sequence ATGAAACCTTCATCCTCCGGCACCAGCTTCAGGACATCAGGTGAAGCACAGCAAACCTTCAAAACCTGGCTGAATGATGCAATAAAGGAAGTTAATGAGGCTCAGTCTGCATCGGCCAAAGTAACTGAAAAAGTTGCCCGAGGTGAAGATATTGACCTGCATGATGTTATGATTACTGCCCAGAAAGCCAGCATCTCCCTGCAGACGACGGTTGAAGTCCGTAATAAAGCTATTGAAGCCTATCAGGAAATCATGAGAATGCAAGTATGA
- the flgC gene encoding flagellar basal body rod protein FlgC, giving the protein MSIFNGMNISASALTAQRFRMDTASSNMANGDTTRSRLVDGEWEPYRRRMVVMEPGGQPSFNSFLSKAMGDAAGRGTGVKISRVIEDQSPFKLVYQPEHPDANEEGYVELPNVDPLKEMIDLMGATRSYEANVTAFDAHKNMLLKALEIGR; this is encoded by the coding sequence ATGAGCATATTTAACGGAATGAATATATCCGCGTCAGCTTTAACAGCCCAGAGATTCAGAATGGACACAGCGTCTTCAAATATGGCCAATGGCGATACAACGCGTTCCCGGCTGGTCGACGGTGAATGGGAGCCATACAGACGCAGAATGGTTGTCATGGAGCCTGGCGGGCAACCTTCCTTTAATTCCTTCCTTAGTAAGGCGATGGGTGATGCTGCTGGCAGAGGGACCGGTGTGAAAATCAGCAGGGTAATTGAAGACCAGTCTCCCTTTAAACTTGTATATCAGCCGGAACACCCGGATGCGAATGAAGAAGGGTATGTAGAACTTCCGAATGTGGATCCCCTTAAAGAGATGATAGATTTAATGGGTGCGACCAGATCCTACGAAGCAAATGTCACAGCATTTGATGCACATAAAAACATGCTCCTTAAAGCACTGGAAATCGGCAGATAA
- the flgB gene encoding flagellar basal body rod protein FlgB codes for MNLLNNSVNSLLQNALSASTVRQSTIAGNIANADTPNYKAKKAVFSHELSNAVNTAKLEAYRTDPRHVQFRDGNENEKVRVVTRNNTQYNHNGNNVDMDTEMAELAKNQIYYNTLIDRLNGRYNSIRTVLGQGR; via the coding sequence ATGAATCTTTTAAATAATTCGGTTAACAGTCTGCTACAGAATGCTCTATCTGCCTCAACAGTGAGACAGAGTACCATTGCCGGAAATATTGCAAATGCTGACACACCAAATTATAAGGCGAAGAAAGCGGTCTTCAGCCATGAATTGAGTAATGCGGTAAATACAGCAAAACTGGAGGCTTACCGCACGGACCCGCGCCATGTCCAGTTCAGAGACGGTAATGAAAATGAAAAAGTACGTGTTGTAACGAGGAACAACACTCAATACAACCATAACGGCAATAATGTGGATATGGATACAGAAATGGCTGAACTTGCTAAAAACCAGATATACTATAACACACTGATTGACAGGCTGAATGGGCGTTACAACAGTATCAGAACAGTCCTTGGCCAGGGGAGGTAA
- the codY gene encoding GTP-sensing pleiotropic transcriptional regulator CodY, whose translation MDLLSKTRRINDLLQKSAGQSVNFNDMAVTLRDIIEANVFIVSRRGKLLGFSIKQEIENPRMQQMLEDRQFPEEYTNGLFKIEETSSNLDVNSEFTAFPVENKDLFAEGLTTIVPIQGGGQRLGTLILARLEDTFDDDDLLLAEYGATVVGMEILHEKTEEIEQEARSKAVVQMAISSLSYSELEAVEHIFEELDGNEGLLVASKIADRVGITRSVIVNALRKLESAGVIESRSLGMKGTYIKVLNNKFLKELDKIKS comes from the coding sequence ATGGATTTATTATCAAAAACAAGAAGGATTAATGACTTATTGCAAAAAAGTGCTGGACAATCGGTGAACTTTAACGATATGGCAGTAACACTGCGGGATATTATCGAGGCTAACGTTTTTATTGTAAGCCGTCGTGGTAAACTGCTTGGGTTCTCTATAAAACAGGAAATTGAAAATCCGCGCATGCAGCAAATGCTTGAAGACCGCCAGTTTCCTGAAGAGTATACTAACGGGCTGTTTAAAATTGAGGAAACTTCCTCAAACCTGGATGTAAATAGTGAATTCACTGCATTCCCTGTGGAAAACAAAGACCTTTTCGCAGAAGGTTTAACTACAATCGTTCCAATCCAAGGTGGCGGACAGCGTCTCGGTACGTTAATTCTTGCACGTCTGGAAGATACATTTGATGACGATGATCTCCTTTTAGCGGAGTACGGAGCAACAGTGGTAGGTATGGAAATTCTTCATGAGAAGACGGAAGAAATCGAACAGGAAGCAAGAAGTAAAGCAGTTGTACAGATGGCAATCAGCTCCTTATCTTACAGTGAGCTTGAAGCTGTGGAACATATCTTTGAGGAACTTGACGGAAATGAAGGCCTTCTTGTCGCAAGTAAGATTGCGGACAGGGTGGGAATCACACGTTCAGTAATCGTTAATGCATTGAGAAAGCTTGAAAGTGCTGGCGTGATAGAGTCACGTTCCTTAGGAATGAAAGGTACTTACATTAAAGTACTTAATAATAAGTTCCTGAAAGAATTAGATAAAATTAAAAGCTAA
- the hslU gene encoding ATP-dependent protease ATPase subunit HslU, which translates to MSDSLTPRQIVEKLDQYIVGQTKAKKSVAVALRNRYRRSQLTEDLREEITPKNILMIGPTGVGKTEIARRLAKLTGAPFVKVEATKFTEVGYVGRDVESMVRDLVETSVRLIKEEKMNKVKKQAEENANQRLVELIVPKKAKESNYRNPFEMLFQGNQAAEQPDPEEARQEESVRDKRRRVAQQLRAGELEDEVITVEVDEQQSNFLDMFQGSGMEQMGMNMQEMLGGMMPKRKKRRKMKVKEARKVLTVDEAQKLIDMDEVNQEAVSKAEQLGIIFIDEIDKVAGKSQQQTADVSREGVQRDILPIVEGSTVITKYGPVKTDHVLFVAAGAFHFSKPSDLIPELQGRFPIRVELTSLTVDDFVKILVDPDNALVKQYQALLEIEGIKLKFSDDAIYEIASIATEVNDETENIGARRLHTILEKLLEDLSYEASEVTLEEIVITKEYVKEKLQDVVKNRDLSQYIL; encoded by the coding sequence ATGAGTGATTCATTAACACCGCGCCAGATTGTAGAGAAACTTGATCAGTATATCGTCGGACAGACAAAAGCAAAAAAATCAGTGGCAGTTGCTTTAAGAAACCGATACAGACGCAGCCAGCTCACTGAGGATTTAAGAGAAGAAATAACACCGAAAAACATCCTGATGATCGGTCCGACCGGTGTAGGGAAAACGGAGATAGCCCGTCGTCTTGCAAAGCTTACTGGTGCGCCTTTTGTTAAAGTCGAAGCAACGAAATTCACCGAGGTAGGCTATGTGGGCAGAGATGTGGAATCAATGGTCCGTGACCTTGTTGAAACTTCAGTCAGGCTGATTAAAGAAGAAAAAATGAATAAAGTAAAAAAACAGGCTGAAGAAAATGCCAATCAGCGGCTGGTAGAACTAATTGTTCCAAAGAAAGCAAAAGAAAGTAACTACCGAAACCCGTTTGAGATGCTGTTCCAGGGCAATCAGGCAGCTGAACAGCCTGATCCGGAAGAGGCAAGACAGGAAGAATCTGTCCGGGATAAACGGCGCCGGGTGGCACAGCAATTAAGAGCAGGAGAGCTTGAAGACGAAGTAATTACCGTAGAAGTAGATGAACAGCAGTCCAACTTCCTTGATATGTTCCAGGGTTCTGGTATGGAACAGATGGGCATGAACATGCAGGAAATGCTCGGTGGCATGATGCCCAAGCGGAAGAAACGGAGAAAAATGAAAGTAAAAGAGGCCCGTAAGGTTTTAACTGTGGATGAAGCTCAAAAGCTGATTGATATGGATGAAGTAAACCAAGAGGCAGTTTCAAAGGCTGAACAATTGGGAATTATCTTTATTGATGAGATAGATAAAGTAGCAGGAAAAAGCCAGCAGCAGACAGCCGATGTTTCCAGAGAAGGTGTACAGCGTGACATACTGCCAATTGTAGAAGGATCTACAGTGATAACCAAGTATGGGCCTGTGAAGACTGATCACGTACTTTTTGTTGCAGCTGGAGCATTTCATTTTTCGAAACCTTCTGACTTAATCCCGGAACTGCAAGGGCGGTTTCCTATCCGTGTTGAATTAACAAGTTTGACGGTGGATGATTTTGTTAAGATCCTCGTTGATCCTGATAATGCATTAGTGAAACAATATCAGGCTCTTTTGGAAATTGAAGGAATAAAATTAAAATTTTCTGACGATGCTATTTATGAGATAGCGTCCATTGCTACAGAAGTAAACGATGAAACAGAAAATATCGGTGCGCGGAGACTTCATACAATTCTCGAAAAGCTCCTTGAAGATCTGTCATATGAAGCTTCTGAAGTAACGTTGGAAGAAATAGTCATCACAAAGGAATATGTAAAAGAAAAACTTCAGGACGTCGTAAAAAACCGTGACCTTAGTCAATATATTTTATAA
- the hslV gene encoding ATP-dependent protease subunit HslV produces MEKIKGTTIFAVKHDGGNAIAGDGQVTFGNAVVMKHKARKVRTLYRGKVIAGFAGSVADAFTLFEKFEQKLEEFSGNLQRAAVELAKDWRSDRVLRKLEAMLIVMDKTNLYLIAGTGEVIEPDDGILAIGSGGNYALAAGRALKDYAPHLSAREIAEAALKTAAEICVYTNDSIIVEELSE; encoded by the coding sequence ATGGAAAAGATTAAAGGAACTACTATATTTGCCGTAAAACATGATGGAGGAAATGCTATTGCAGGTGACGGACAGGTCACGTTTGGAAACGCGGTAGTTATGAAACATAAAGCGAGGAAAGTCCGTACATTGTACAGAGGCAAAGTGATTGCCGGTTTTGCAGGGTCCGTCGCGGATGCTTTCACACTGTTTGAAAAATTTGAACAGAAGCTGGAAGAGTTTTCAGGCAACCTTCAGCGGGCGGCTGTTGAACTTGCTAAAGACTGGCGGAGCGACCGTGTGCTTCGTAAACTCGAGGCTATGCTTATTGTGATGGACAAAACCAACCTTTATTTAATCGCTGGAACCGGGGAAGTAATTGAACCAGACGATGGCATACTGGCCATTGGTTCAGGCGGGAATTATGCTCTGGCTGCCGGAAGGGCGCTGAAAGACTATGCTCCCCATCTTTCTGCCAGAGAAATAGCAGAAGCAGCTCTGAAGACAGCTGCGGAGATTTGTGTATATACAAATGACTCGATAATCGTGGAAGAGCTAAGCGAGTAA